One genomic window of Halolamina sediminis includes the following:
- a CDS encoding DUF5816 domain-containing protein produces MQLEAIRTAEGETVHVDRTDGEKGSKGAFFVAYVSAAGEQRWGFFCENCETTDNAVDSMGRIECNVCGNVKKPDEWDAAHE; encoded by the coding sequence ATGCAACTGGAGGCCATCCGGACCGCGGAGGGGGAGACGGTCCACGTCGACCGGACCGACGGCGAGAAAGGCTCGAAGGGGGCCTTCTTCGTCGCGTACGTCTCCGCGGCGGGCGAGCAGCGCTGGGGGTTTTTCTGTGAGAACTGCGAGACGACCGACAACGCGGTCGACTCGATGGGCCGGATCGAGTGTAACGTCTGTGGCAACGTGAAAAAGCCCGACGAGTGGGATGCGGCGCACGAGTGA
- a CDS encoding SDR family NAD(P)-dependent oxidoreductase has translation MENSTVVVTGAGGAIGGALTEAFADDGATVFAGVHSDEGQFDDRDGVEAMRVDARDEFDVEYLMEDAAGTGEIDLVVPCAGVFHGDPGEQRLAEEGYAAFDDEYRTNARGVFVAVKEALPHLADDARVLVPSGSITQDAKPGYGGYAVSKAAAEAVARQFAAEIEQAVGVVDPGVVASDLTGGQGRDPADVVGLFRWAATALGTDDLDGERVGLAEWKRATR, from the coding sequence ATGGAGAACTCCACAGTCGTCGTCACCGGCGCCGGGGGCGCGATCGGCGGGGCACTGACCGAGGCGTTCGCCGACGACGGGGCGACAGTGTTCGCGGGCGTCCACAGCGACGAGGGGCAGTTCGACGACCGCGACGGCGTCGAGGCGATGCGCGTCGACGCCCGCGACGAATTCGACGTCGAGTACCTGATGGAGGACGCCGCCGGCACTGGCGAGATCGACCTCGTGGTGCCGTGCGCTGGTGTGTTCCACGGCGATCCCGGCGAGCAGCGACTCGCCGAAGAGGGGTACGCCGCGTTCGACGACGAGTACCGAACCAACGCCCGCGGCGTGTTCGTCGCGGTGAAGGAGGCGCTGCCCCATCTCGCCGACGACGCGCGGGTGCTGGTCCCGTCGGGATCGATCACGCAGGACGCGAAGCCGGGCTACGGCGGCTACGCGGTGTCGAAAGCCGCCGCGGAAGCCGTGGCGCGGCAGTTCGCCGCCGAGATCGAGCAGGCCGTCGGCGTCGTCGATCCGGGCGTCGTCGCGAGCGATCTGACGGGCGGGCAGGGGCGCGATCCTGCGGACGTGGTCGGGCTGTTCCGGTGGGCGGCGACGGCGCTCGGGACGGACGATCTGGACGGCGAGCGCGTCGGGCTCGCCGAGTGGAAGCGCGCGACGCGGTAG